From the Hymenobacter yonginensis genome, one window contains:
- a CDS encoding amidohydrolase family protein, with amino-acid sequence MQTSTLRFTLAGGLLLGGLGAYAQPTTYPRNGVYDQRPGLYAFTHATIFTDYKTKLTDATLLVRDGKVEAVGPNLKIPAGAVVQDLKGKYIYPGFVDLAASYGLPEVKPPERTGRRPPPQFETKKTGAYDWNQAIHPETQAAQDFKVNDEQADVYRRLGFGAVLTQQPDGIARGTAALVTLATAGHRENEVLLLERAAAGYSFDKGSSTQNYPGSLMGSIALLRQTFLDADWNQRNPGKEQNLSLRAWQEQRSLPQIFEVSDKLNALRADKLGDEFKTQYIIKSRGDEYQRLTDIKATGASFVVSLNFPDAYNVDDVYDASRISLEELKHWEMAPANAALLAKAGVPFALSAADLKDKKKFLPNLRKAIQYGLTEEQALRALTATPAELIKAQDKVGSLKPGLTANFLVCSTRLFAEDNVLLDNWIQGERYQFSTLPADYRGVYTLQLVTAEKVKNNEFKLSADMALLVEGKPEAPQLKAVLAPGDTLKGSISVNGELATIVFPAGKDKKAEVIRLSGYYTPETRVFQGDGQLPDAALVKWTARRQEAASRAARRDSAKAPEPVQLGAILYPFAAYGRPAIPPQETVLIKNATVWTSEAAGKLENTDVLLVGGKISKIGKSLTAKDARVVDGTGKHLTPGIIDEHSHIGIIGGVNEGTQAVTAEVRIGDVLDPEDVDLYRDLAGGVTAAQLLHGSANPIGGQSQLIKMRWGAAPEDLKVAGADGFIKFALGENVKQSNAGEANVLRFPQSRMGVEQVFVDAFTRAREYEKEWAAYNKLGKGKQKKTEAPRRDLELDALVEILNNKRFITCHSYVQSEINMLLSVADRMGFKVNTFTHILEGYKVADKMKAHGAAASTFADWWGYKNEVRDAIPYNAAIMHDAGLNVAINSDDAEMSRRLNQEAAKTVKYGGLSEEEALKLVTINPARMLHLDQQMGSIREGKDADVVLWSGHPLSVYSHAERTFVDGRQFFDLESDKVLRQDMERERLRIVQKMLAAKKGGAPTQTATAKPTGHFHCDTDGEEKELDQ; translated from the coding sequence ATGCAAACTTCTACTCTTCGATTTACGCTGGCGGGCGGGCTGCTGCTGGGCGGCCTGGGGGCCTACGCCCAGCCCACCACCTACCCGCGCAACGGCGTCTACGACCAGCGGCCGGGCCTCTACGCCTTCACCCACGCCACCATCTTCACCGACTACAAAACCAAGCTCACCGACGCTACCCTGCTGGTGCGCGACGGCAAGGTGGAAGCCGTGGGGCCGAACCTGAAGATTCCGGCCGGCGCGGTGGTGCAGGACCTGAAGGGCAAGTACATCTACCCCGGCTTCGTGGATCTGGCCGCCAGCTACGGCCTGCCCGAAGTGAAGCCGCCCGAGCGCACCGGCCGCCGCCCACCGCCGCAGTTCGAAACCAAAAAAACCGGCGCCTACGACTGGAACCAGGCCATTCATCCGGAAACCCAGGCGGCGCAGGACTTCAAGGTGAACGACGAGCAGGCCGACGTGTACCGCCGCCTGGGCTTCGGGGCGGTGCTGACGCAGCAGCCCGACGGCATTGCGCGCGGCACGGCGGCGCTGGTGACGCTGGCCACCGCCGGCCACCGCGAAAACGAGGTGCTGCTGCTGGAACGCGCCGCCGCCGGCTACTCCTTCGACAAGGGCAGCAGCACCCAGAACTACCCCGGCTCGCTGATGGGCAGCATTGCGCTGCTGCGCCAGACGTTTCTGGACGCCGACTGGAACCAGCGCAACCCCGGCAAAGAGCAAAACCTGTCGCTCAGGGCGTGGCAGGAGCAGCGCAGTCTGCCGCAGATATTTGAGGTGAGCGACAAGCTGAACGCGCTGCGGGCCGACAAGCTCGGCGACGAGTTCAAAACTCAGTACATCATCAAAAGCCGCGGCGACGAATACCAGCGCCTGACCGACATCAAGGCCACCGGCGCCTCGTTCGTGGTGAGCCTCAACTTCCCCGACGCCTACAACGTGGACGACGTGTACGACGCCTCCCGCATTTCGCTGGAAGAGCTGAAGCACTGGGAAATGGCGCCCGCCAACGCCGCGCTGCTGGCCAAAGCCGGCGTGCCCTTCGCGCTGTCGGCCGCTGATCTGAAAGACAAAAAGAAGTTTCTGCCCAACCTGCGCAAGGCCATCCAATACGGCCTTACCGAGGAGCAGGCGTTGCGCGCCCTCACGGCCACGCCTGCCGAGCTGATCAAGGCCCAGGACAAAGTAGGCAGCCTGAAACCCGGCCTGACCGCCAACTTCCTGGTGTGCTCCACCCGCCTGTTTGCCGAAGACAACGTACTGCTCGACAACTGGATCCAGGGCGAGCGGTACCAGTTCAGCACCCTGCCCGCCGACTACCGCGGCGTGTACACGCTGCAGCTGGTTACGGCCGAAAAGGTGAAGAACAATGAGTTCAAGCTTTCTGCGGATATGGCGCTCCTCGTGGAAGGCAAGCCGGAAGCGCCCCAGCTGAAAGCGGTGCTAGCGCCGGGAGACACCCTGAAAGGCAGCATTAGCGTGAATGGCGAGCTGGCGACCATCGTGTTTCCGGCCGGCAAGGATAAAAAGGCGGAGGTCATCCGCCTGAGCGGCTACTACACCCCCGAAACCCGCGTGTTTCAGGGCGACGGCCAGCTGCCTGACGCGGCGCTGGTGAAGTGGACCGCCCGCCGCCAGGAAGCCGCCAGCCGCGCCGCCCGGCGCGACTCGGCGAAGGCGCCGGAGCCGGTGCAGCTCGGGGCCATTCTGTACCCGTTTGCGGCGTACGGCCGCCCAGCCATTCCGCCGCAGGAGACAGTGCTGATCAAAAACGCCACGGTCTGGACCAGTGAGGCCGCGGGCAAGCTGGAAAACACCGACGTGCTGCTGGTGGGCGGCAAAATCTCGAAAATCGGTAAGAGCCTGACCGCCAAAGACGCCCGCGTGGTGGACGGCACCGGCAAGCACCTCACGCCGGGCATTATTGATGAGCACTCCCACATCGGCATTATCGGGGGCGTAAACGAAGGCACCCAGGCCGTAACGGCGGAGGTGCGCATCGGCGACGTGCTCGACCCCGAGGACGTGGACCTGTACCGCGACCTGGCCGGCGGCGTGACGGCGGCGCAGCTGCTGCACGGCTCGGCCAACCCCATTGGGGGCCAGTCGCAGCTGATTAAGATGCGCTGGGGCGCGGCGCCTGAAGACCTGAAAGTGGCCGGCGCCGATGGGTTCATCAAGTTCGCGCTCGGCGAAAACGTGAAGCAGTCGAATGCCGGCGAGGCCAACGTGCTGCGCTTCCCGCAGTCGCGCATGGGCGTGGAGCAGGTGTTTGTGGATGCCTTTACGCGGGCCCGGGAGTACGAAAAGGAGTGGGCCGCCTACAACAAGCTCGGCAAAGGCAAGCAGAAGAAAACCGAAGCTCCGCGGCGCGACCTGGAGCTGGACGCGCTGGTGGAAATCCTCAACAACAAGCGCTTCATCACCTGCCACAGCTACGTGCAGAGCGAAATCAACATGCTGCTGAGCGTGGCCGACCGGATGGGCTTCAAGGTGAACACGTTCACCCATATTCTGGAAGGCTACAAAGTGGCCGACAAGATGAAGGCCCACGGCGCCGCCGCCAGCACCTTCGCCGACTGGTGGGGCTACAAAAACGAGGTGCGCGACGCTATTCCCTACAACGCCGCCATCATGCACGATGCCGGCCTGAACGTGGCCATCAACTCCGACGACGCCGAAATGAGCCGCCGCCTCAACCAGGAAGCCGCCAAAACGGTGAAGTACGGCGGGCTGTCGGAAGAGGAAGCGCTGAAGCTGGTGACCATCAACCCGGCCCGCATGCTGCACCTGGACCAGCAGATGGGCAGCATCCGGGAAGGCAAAGATGCCGATGTGGTGCTGTGGAGTGGCCACCCGCTGAGCGTGTACTCCCACGCCGAGCGCACCTTCGTGGATGGCCGCCAGTTCTTCGACCTGGAGTCGGATAAGGTGCTGCGCCAGGACATGGAGCGGGAGCGGCTGCGCATTGTGCAGAAAATGCTGGCGGCCAAGAAAGGCGGCGCGCCCACCCAAACGGCCACCGCCAAACCCACCGGCCACTTTCACTGCGACACCGACGGCGAGGAAAAAGAGCTGGACCAGTAG
- the radA gene encoding DNA repair protein RadA: MAKLKTLFFCQNCGAQSAKWLGRCASCGEWNTYVEEVIQKEDNSAAGSWKASTTVGTTKAAKPRVISEIHFEEESRFDTNDGELNRVLGGGLVPGSLVLIGGEPGIGKSTLMLQIAMSLTQMKVLYISGEESEQQIKMRAERLGEQHPNCYILTETNTQNIFKQIDALQPNVVIVDSIQTLHSQLVESGAGSVSQVRECTQELLKYAKETGVPVLLIGHITKDGSIAGPKILEHMVDTVLQFEGDRHLSYRILRTTKNRFGSTSELGIYEMQGSGLRQVSNPSEILLSQRAESLSGMAIGATLEGNRPLLVEVQALVTPATYGTPQRSATGFDAKRLQMLLAVLEKRSGLRLGQHDVFLNIAGGLRLDDPALDLAVCAAVVSSLNDLPIRGEVCLAAEVGLSGEIRAVSRLDQRLSEAEKLGFAEMYISQYNARGLDLARYGIRVQPAGRLDEVLQGLFG, from the coding sequence ATGGCCAAGCTCAAGACCTTATTTTTCTGCCAGAACTGCGGCGCCCAAAGCGCCAAATGGCTCGGCCGCTGCGCCAGTTGCGGCGAGTGGAACACTTACGTTGAGGAAGTCATCCAGAAGGAAGACAACTCGGCGGCCGGCTCCTGGAAAGCCTCCACCACGGTAGGCACCACCAAGGCCGCCAAGCCCCGCGTCATCTCCGAAATTCACTTCGAGGAAGAGTCGCGCTTTGATACCAACGACGGCGAACTGAACCGGGTGCTGGGCGGCGGACTCGTACCGGGCTCCTTGGTGCTCATCGGCGGCGAGCCGGGCATCGGCAAAAGCACGCTCATGCTCCAGATTGCCATGAGCCTGACGCAGATGAAGGTGCTCTACATCTCGGGCGAGGAAAGCGAGCAGCAGATCAAGATGCGCGCCGAGCGCCTCGGCGAGCAGCACCCCAACTGCTACATCCTCACCGAAACCAACACCCAGAACATCTTCAAGCAGATCGACGCGCTGCAGCCTAACGTGGTCATCGTCGATTCCATCCAGACCCTGCACTCGCAGTTGGTAGAGTCGGGGGCGGGCTCGGTGAGCCAGGTGCGCGAGTGCACTCAGGAGCTGCTCAAGTACGCCAAGGAAACCGGCGTGCCGGTGCTGCTGATCGGCCACATCACCAAGGACGGCTCCATTGCGGGCCCCAAAATCCTGGAGCACATGGTGGACACCGTGCTGCAGTTTGAGGGCGACCGGCACCTGAGCTACCGCATCCTACGCACCACCAAAAACCGCTTCGGCAGCACCTCCGAGCTGGGCATCTACGAGATGCAGGGCTCGGGGCTGCGGCAGGTGAGCAACCCCTCCGAAATCCTGCTCTCGCAGCGGGCCGAGAGTCTGAGCGGCATGGCCATCGGGGCCACGCTGGAAGGCAACCGGCCGCTGCTGGTGGAAGTGCAGGCCCTCGTGACACCCGCCACTTACGGCACGCCCCAGCGGTCGGCTACGGGCTTCGATGCCAAGCGCTTACAGATGCTGCTGGCAGTACTGGAGAAGCGCAGCGGCCTGCGCCTCGGCCAGCACGACGTGTTCCTGAACATTGCCGGCGGCCTGCGCCTCGACGACCCCGCGCTGGACCTGGCCGTGTGCGCCGCCGTGGTGTCGTCGCTCAACGATTTGCCCATCCGGGGTGAGGTGTGCCTGGCGGCAGAGGTGGGGCTGAGCGGCGAAATCCGGGCCGTGAGCCGGCTCGACCAGCGCCTGAGCGAGGCCGAGAAGCTGGGCTTCGCCGAAATGTACATCTCGCAGTACAACGCCCGCGGCCTCGATCTGGCCCGATATGGGATTCGGGTGCAGCCGGCGGGCCGTCTGGATGAAGTATTGCAGGGTTTGTTTGGATAA
- a CDS encoding FeoB-associated Cys-rich membrane protein, with protein MWMQTLIIGLLFAAAAFYVGRLFWRAFFAKSAGGCAKGCGGACSAIDVDRLQRTIELAASRPDAGK; from the coding sequence ATGTGGATGCAAACTCTCATCATCGGGCTGCTCTTTGCGGCGGCGGCGTTCTACGTAGGCCGGCTGTTCTGGCGGGCCTTCTTCGCCAAGAGTGCGGGCGGCTGCGCCAAAGGCTGCGGCGGCGCCTGCTCTGCTATTGATGTCGACCGGCTGCAGCGCACCATCGAGCTGGCGGCCTCCCGCCCCGACGCTGGAAAGTAG
- a CDS encoding SPASM domain-containing protein, with the protein MASLLTDSVIFLSKATPRRVWNAAQVVGGYALSKLTGKARHWGLPVALSFEPTTSCNLRCPECPSGLRSFTRPTGMLPDELFRKTIDEVASRLWYLIFYFQGEPYLHPNFLDLVKYASQKGIYTATSTNAHYLNDHNARRTVESGLDRLIISLDGTTQEVYQQYRVGGKLDKVLEGTRNLIKWRRELKSQTPRVVFQFLVVRPNEHQMDEARQLAKDMGVDDVWFKTAQIYDYQHGSPLIPTIDYYSRYENNQDGTWSIKNRLLNHCWKMWHSCVITWDGLVVPCCFDKDAEYRLGDLQTQTFRQLWHGPKYRQFRASLLKGRDQIDMCRNCTEGTKVWG; encoded by the coding sequence ATGGCTTCTCTGCTCACCGACTCCGTTATTTTTCTTTCGAAAGCTACGCCGCGCCGCGTCTGGAATGCGGCGCAGGTGGTGGGCGGCTACGCCCTGAGCAAGCTTACGGGCAAGGCGCGCCACTGGGGTTTGCCGGTGGCGCTCAGCTTTGAGCCTACCACCAGCTGCAACCTGCGCTGCCCGGAGTGCCCCAGCGGCCTGCGCAGCTTCACGCGCCCCACCGGCATGCTGCCCGACGAGTTGTTTCGCAAGACCATCGACGAGGTGGCCTCGCGGCTGTGGTACCTGATTTTCTACTTCCAGGGCGAGCCGTACCTGCACCCCAACTTCCTGGATCTGGTGAAGTACGCCAGCCAGAAAGGCATCTACACGGCCACCAGTACCAACGCCCACTACCTCAACGACCACAACGCCCGCCGCACCGTGGAGAGTGGCCTCGACCGGCTCATCATCTCCCTCGACGGCACCACCCAGGAGGTGTACCAGCAGTACCGCGTGGGCGGCAAGCTCGACAAGGTGCTGGAAGGCACGCGCAACCTGATTAAGTGGCGGCGCGAGCTGAAAAGCCAGACGCCGCGGGTGGTGTTCCAGTTTCTGGTGGTGCGGCCCAACGAGCACCAGATGGACGAGGCCCGGCAGTTGGCCAAGGACATGGGCGTGGATGACGTGTGGTTCAAGACGGCCCAGATCTACGACTACCAGCACGGCTCGCCGCTGATTCCGACCATCGACTACTACTCGCGCTACGAAAACAACCAGGACGGCACCTGGAGCATCAAAAACCGCCTGCTCAACCACTGCTGGAAGATGTGGCACAGCTGCGTGATAACCTGGGACGGCCTCGTAGTACCCTGCTGCTTCGACAAAGACGCCGAGTACCGCCTCGGCGACCTCCAGACCCAGACCTTCCGCCAGCTCTGGCACGGCCCCAAATACCGCCAGTTCCGGGCCTCCCTGCTCAAGGGCCGCGACCAGATCGACATGTGCCGCAACTGCACCGAGGGCACTAAAGTCTGGGGCTAA
- a CDS encoding TlpA family protein disulfide reductase, which translates to MSYSIRFLAGWLLAASLTTLSVGAQAQGTVTLTGKVSGRTNDTIAVSVRENPLDPKEQITYARLDDKGEFRMALKLDGPARADLVYGDDVADLFLEPGDALDIRFRGSNMAGSVRYKGKGADANTYLTDVAEQFIENDGFQVLPDNIMLYEPGFLSFLDYRRKEENKFLKNALEDNKFSEAFRHYAQAEIDYSYANDRLTFPDLREQVVATEGRLKMSPAFYEFLNDKSLTNNAQAMQSEMYQEFLLNYVHYLANSNGKLRTHPDFYQACYDIAKTQLSGPVRPIIMGRVLQESFRFGHVKQSAAMLADFRTVDTKNRYAPVLQQDFDTHKAFAIGAPAPEFRLQTVNGDSVSLRDFRGKLVYLNFWRTTSGLSLRDLPYAADLAKKFEGKNIVFINIALDENEGAWKQLVTSKRLPGVQVRATGGMRSPILRAYALDDVPAYFLLAEDGTFLNTKPKRLSSRAAVDEIKESFGKASTYTSLLSNEASK; encoded by the coding sequence ATGTCATACTCTATTCGCTTTCTTGCCGGGTGGCTGCTGGCTGCAAGCCTCACGACCCTTTCTGTTGGGGCGCAGGCCCAGGGTACGGTTACGCTCACCGGCAAAGTAAGCGGCCGCACCAACGACACCATCGCCGTATCGGTCCGCGAAAACCCGCTGGACCCGAAAGAGCAGATCACCTACGCCCGCCTCGATGACAAGGGCGAGTTCCGGATGGCCCTCAAGCTCGACGGCCCGGCCCGCGCCGACCTCGTGTACGGCGACGACGTCGCCGACCTGTTTCTGGAGCCCGGCGACGCGCTGGATATTCGGTTCCGGGGCAGCAACATGGCGGGCTCTGTGCGCTACAAAGGCAAGGGCGCCGACGCCAACACCTACCTGACCGACGTAGCGGAGCAGTTCATTGAAAATGATGGTTTTCAGGTGCTTCCTGATAACATCATGCTCTACGAGCCCGGTTTTCTGTCATTTCTGGACTACCGCCGCAAGGAAGAAAACAAGTTTCTGAAGAACGCGCTGGAAGACAACAAGTTCTCAGAAGCTTTCCGCCACTACGCCCAAGCCGAAATCGACTACAGCTACGCCAACGACCGGCTCACGTTCCCGGACCTGCGCGAGCAGGTGGTGGCCACCGAGGGCCGCCTGAAAATGTCGCCGGCGTTCTACGAGTTCCTCAACGACAAGAGCCTGACCAACAACGCGCAGGCTATGCAGAGTGAGATGTACCAGGAGTTTCTGCTCAACTACGTCCACTACCTGGCCAACAGCAACGGCAAGCTCCGCACTCACCCCGACTTCTACCAGGCCTGCTACGACATCGCCAAAACCCAGCTTAGCGGCCCGGTGCGGCCCATCATCATGGGCCGGGTGCTACAGGAGTCGTTCCGGTTTGGGCACGTGAAGCAGTCGGCGGCTATGCTGGCCGATTTCCGCACTGTGGACACCAAGAACCGCTACGCGCCGGTGCTGCAGCAGGACTTCGATACCCACAAGGCCTTTGCCATTGGCGCTCCGGCCCCGGAGTTCCGGCTGCAGACCGTCAACGGCGACTCGGTGAGTTTGCGCGACTTCCGGGGCAAGCTGGTGTACCTCAACTTCTGGCGCACCACCAGCGGCCTGAGTTTGCGCGACCTGCCCTACGCCGCCGACCTGGCCAAGAAGTTTGAAGGCAAGAACATTGTGTTCATCAACATTGCCCTCGACGAAAACGAAGGCGCCTGGAAGCAGCTCGTGACCAGCAAGCGCCTGCCGGGCGTTCAGGTGCGCGCCACCGGCGGCATGCGCAGCCCCATCCTGCGCGCCTACGCCCTCGACGATGTGCCGGCCTACTTCCTGCTGGCCGAAGACGGCACCTTCCTCAACACCAAGCCCAAGCGCCTGAGCAGCCGCGCAGCCGTCGACGAAATCAAGGAGTCGTTTGGCAAGGCCAGTACCTACACCAGCCTGCTTTCCAACGAAGCTAGCAAGTAA
- a CDS encoding mechanosensitive ion channel family protein — protein sequence MLLTLLPVSMFGLTQIDKAFTMLTHKLIGWGQEFIVMLPNLLIAALVLVATLYAARLSKRLITNIFPRISHSAALRDLVATLSYVLVLLIGLFFVLEVLNLQKTVTSLLAGVGIIGLALGFAFQDIAANFISGIILVLQRPFTVGDVIKTNDYTGLVERVSLRTTDLRQATGELVRVPNRKVFENALINFTINSFRRVDVDCGVTYDADLDQVRSVALAAIREVPNLAPERQPDVMFTEFGESAIAFQVRFWVPFERQLDYVSAKSEAIMRIKRAFDAAGIVIPFPIRTLDVPETVLRRLAPPPADPPATPKA from the coding sequence GTGTTGCTCACCTTACTGCCCGTTTCTATGTTCGGCCTGACCCAGATCGACAAAGCCTTTACCATGCTCACCCACAAGCTGATTGGCTGGGGGCAGGAGTTCATTGTGATGCTGCCCAACCTGCTGATTGCGGCGCTGGTGCTGGTGGCTACGCTTTACGCGGCGCGGCTGAGCAAGCGCCTCATCACCAATATTTTTCCGCGCATCTCGCACAGCGCGGCCCTGCGCGATTTGGTGGCCACGCTCAGCTACGTGCTGGTGCTGTTGATCGGGCTGTTTTTTGTGCTGGAGGTGCTCAATCTGCAAAAAACCGTGACGTCGCTGCTGGCGGGCGTGGGTATCATCGGGCTGGCGCTGGGCTTTGCGTTTCAGGACATTGCGGCTAACTTCATCAGCGGCATCATTCTAGTGCTGCAGCGGCCCTTCACGGTCGGCGACGTCATCAAGACCAACGACTACACCGGCCTAGTAGAGCGTGTGAGTTTGCGCACCACCGACCTGCGCCAGGCCACCGGCGAGCTGGTGCGGGTACCCAACCGCAAGGTGTTCGAAAACGCCCTCATCAACTTCACCATCAACAGCTTCCGGCGCGTGGATGTGGACTGCGGCGTCACGTACGACGCCGACCTGGACCAAGTGCGCAGCGTGGCGCTGGCCGCCATCCGGGAGGTACCCAACCTGGCCCCCGAGCGCCAGCCCGACGTGATGTTCACCGAGTTCGGCGAGAGTGCCATTGCGTTTCAGGTGCGGTTTTGGGTGCCGTTTGAGCGGCAGCTCGACTATGTATCGGCCAAGAGCGAGGCCATCATGCGCATCAAGCGCGCCTTCGACGCGGCCGGTATTGTCATCCCGTTCCCGATCCGGACGCTGGACGTTCCGGAAACGGTGCTGCGCCGGCTGGCCCCGCCGCCAGCCGATCCGCCGGCAACGCCGAAAGCCTAG